In Pseudomonas sp. ADAK18, a single window of DNA contains:
- the asd gene encoding aspartate-semialdehyde dehydrogenase: protein MKRVGLIGWRGMVGSVLMQRMLEEQDFDLIEPVFFTTSNVGGQGPSVGKDIAPLKDAYSIEELKTLDVILTCQGGDYTSEVFPKLREAGWQGYWIDAASSLRMQDDAVIVLDPVNRKVIDQQLDAGTKNYIGGNCTVSLMLMGLGGLFEAGLVEWMSAMTYQAASGAGAQNMRELIKQMGATHAAVADQLADPASAILDIDRRVAEAMRSEAYPTENFGVPLAGSLIPWIDKELPNGQSREEWKAQAETNKILGRFKSPIPVDGICVRIGAMRCHSQALTIKLNKDVPIADIEGLISQHNPWVKLVPNNRDISMQELSPTKVTGTLNVPVGRLRKLNMGTQYLGAFTVGDQLLWGAAEPLRRMLRILLER, encoded by the coding sequence ATGAAACGTGTAGGTCTGATCGGTTGGCGCGGTATGGTCGGTTCCGTGCTCATGCAGCGGATGCTGGAAGAGCAGGATTTCGATCTTATTGAGCCGGTGTTTTTCACCACTTCGAATGTGGGTGGCCAAGGGCCGTCTGTGGGCAAGGATATTGCTCCGCTCAAAGACGCCTACAGCATTGAAGAACTGAAAACCCTCGACGTGATCCTGACCTGCCAGGGTGGCGACTACACCAGCGAAGTCTTCCCCAAGCTGCGCGAAGCCGGTTGGCAGGGTTACTGGATCGATGCCGCTTCCAGCCTGCGCATGCAGGATGACGCGGTCATCGTCCTCGACCCGGTGAACCGCAAGGTCATCGACCAGCAGCTCGACGCCGGGACCAAGAACTACATCGGTGGCAACTGCACCGTCAGCCTGATGCTGATGGGCCTGGGTGGTCTGTTCGAAGCGGGCTTGGTGGAGTGGATGAGCGCCATGACGTATCAGGCGGCCTCCGGTGCCGGCGCGCAGAACATGCGTGAACTGATCAAGCAGATGGGCGCCACCCACGCCGCTGTCGCCGATCAACTGGCCGACCCGGCCAGCGCGATCCTCGACATCGACCGCCGGGTTGCCGAAGCCATGCGCAGCGAGGCCTACCCGACCGAGAACTTCGGTGTGCCATTGGCCGGTAGCCTGATCCCATGGATCGACAAAGAGCTGCCGAACGGCCAGAGCCGTGAAGAGTGGAAGGCCCAGGCCGAGACCAACAAGATCCTCGGTCGCTTCAAGAGCCCGATCCCGGTGGACGGCATCTGCGTGCGCATCGGCGCCATGCGTTGCCACAGCCAGGCGCTGACCATCAAGCTCAACAAAGACGTGCCGATTGCCGATATCGAAGGGCTGATCAGCCAGCACAACCCATGGGTCAAGCTGGTGCCGAACAACCGCGACATCAGCATGCAGGAGCTGAGCCCGACCAAGGTCACCGGCACCCTGAATGTGCCCGTTGGCCGTCTGCGCAAGCTGAACATGGGTACCCAGTACCTGGGCGCGTTCACGGTTGGCGATCAGTTGTTGTGGGGTGCGGCTGAGCCGTTGCGCCGCATGCTGCGGATTTTGCTGGAGCGTTAA
- the leuB gene encoding 3-isopropylmalate dehydrogenase, translating into MSKQILILPGDGIGPEIMAEAVKVLELANDKYSLGFELSHDVIGGAAIDKHGVPLADETLDRARAADAVLLGAVGGPKWDKIERDIRPERGLLKIRAQLGLFGNLRPAILYPQLADASSLKPEIVAGLDILIVRELTGGIYFGSPRGVRELENGERQAYDTLPYSESEIRRIARVGFDMARVRGKKVCSVDKANVLASSQLWREIVEQVAQDYPDVELSHMYVDNAAMQLVRAPKQFDVIVTDNLFGDILSDQASMLTGSIGMLPSASLDANNKGMYEPCHGSAPDIAGQGIANPLATILSVSMMLRYSFNLTDAADAIEKAVSRVLDQGLRTGDIWSQGCTKVGTQEMGDAVVAALRNL; encoded by the coding sequence ATGAGCAAGCAGATTCTGATTCTTCCAGGCGACGGCATTGGTCCGGAAATCATGGCCGAAGCGGTCAAGGTCCTGGAGTTGGCCAACGACAAGTACAGCCTGGGCTTCGAATTGAGCCACGACGTGATCGGTGGTGCCGCCATCGATAAGCACGGCGTGCCCCTGGCTGACGAAACCCTGGACCGCGCCCGCGCTGCCGACGCCGTGCTGCTGGGCGCCGTAGGTGGCCCGAAGTGGGACAAGATCGAACGTGACATCCGCCCTGAGCGCGGCCTGCTGAAAATTCGTGCGCAACTGGGCCTGTTCGGCAACCTGCGCCCGGCGATCTTGTACCCGCAACTGGCCGATGCTTCCAGCCTCAAGCCGGAAATCGTGGCGGGCCTGGACATCCTGATCGTCCGTGAACTGACCGGCGGTATCTACTTCGGCTCGCCACGTGGCGTGCGCGAGTTGGAGAATGGTGAGCGTCAGGCCTACGACACTCTGCCGTACAGCGAGAGCGAAATCCGCCGTATCGCCCGTGTCGGTTTTGACATGGCCCGTGTGCGTGGCAAGAAGGTCTGCTCGGTAGACAAGGCCAACGTGCTGGCTTCCAGCCAATTGTGGCGTGAAATCGTCGAACAAGTGGCCCAGGACTACCCGGACGTCGAGCTGAGCCACATGTACGTCGACAACGCTGCCATGCAACTGGTGCGTGCACCGAAGCAGTTCGACGTGATCGTCACTGACAACCTGTTCGGCGACATCCTGTCCGACCAGGCGTCGATGCTCACCGGCTCCATCGGCATGCTGCCGTCGGCGTCCCTGGATGCCAACAACAAAGGCATGTACGAGCCATGCCACGGTTCGGCGCCGGACATCGCGGGGCAGGGCATTGCCAACCCGCTGGCGACCATTTTGTCGGTGTCGATGATGTTGCGTTACAGCTTCAACCTGACCGACGCGGCGGACGCGATCGAGAAGGCGGTGAGCCGGGTCCTCGACCAGGGCCTGCGCACCGGCGACATCTGGTCGCAGGGTTGCACCAAGGTTGGCACGCAAGAAATGGGCGACGCAGTAGTCGCCGCGTTGCGGAATCTGTAA
- a CDS encoding class I SAM-dependent methyltransferase, whose amino-acid sequence MTSTAHTQVVQKQFGEQASAYLSSAVHAQGTEFALLQAELAGQGAARLLDLGCGAGHVSFHVAPLVKEVVAYDLSQQMLDVVAAAAVDRGLNNVSTVLGAAERLPFADGEFDFVFSRYSAHHWSDLGLALREVRRVLKPGGVAAFVDVLSPGSPLLDTYLQTVEVLRDTSHVRDYSAGEWMRQISEAGLHVRNSSRQRLRLEYTSWVERMRTPQVLRAAILELQQAMGQEVRDYFEIQADGTFSTDVLVVWAER is encoded by the coding sequence ATGACCAGCACCGCCCACACCCAAGTTGTGCAAAAACAATTCGGCGAACAGGCCTCGGCCTACCTGAGCAGCGCTGTCCACGCTCAAGGCACCGAATTTGCGCTGCTACAGGCCGAACTGGCCGGGCAGGGCGCTGCACGACTGCTGGATTTGGGGTGCGGTGCCGGTCATGTCAGTTTCCACGTCGCGCCGCTGGTGAAAGAAGTGGTGGCCTACGACCTGTCGCAGCAGATGCTGGATGTCGTGGCCGCCGCCGCAGTAGATCGTGGCCTGAACAACGTCAGCACGGTGCTGGGCGCCGCCGAGCGCCTGCCGTTCGCCGATGGCGAGTTCGACTTCGTGTTCAGTCGTTATTCGGCCCACCACTGGAGTGACCTCGGCCTGGCGCTGCGGGAAGTGCGCCGAGTGCTCAAGCCCGGTGGTGTGGCGGCTTTTGTGGACGTCTTGTCACCCGGCAGCCCGCTGTTGGACACTTACCTGCAAACCGTCGAAGTGCTGCGCGACACCAGCCATGTGCGTGATTATTCCGCCGGCGAGTGGATGCGCCAGATCAGCGAAGCCGGTCTGCATGTGCGCAACAGCAGCCGCCAGCGTCTGCGCCTGGAATACACCTCGTGGGTTGAGCGCATGCGCACCCCGCAAGTATTACGCGCGGCGATCCTGGAGTTGCAGCAGGCGATGGGGCAGGAAGTCCGCGATTATTTCGAGATTCAAGCCGACGGCACCTTCAGCACCGACGTGCTGGTGGTGTGGGCCGAGCGCTAA
- the leuD gene encoding 3-isopropylmalate dehydratase small subunit, translated as MRAFTQHTGLVAPLDRANVDTDQIIPKQFLKSIKRTGFGPNLFDEWRYLDVGYAYQDNSKRPLNKDFVLNAERYQGASVLLARENFGCGSSREHAPWALEEYGFRSIIAPSYADIFFNNSFKNGLLPIILSDAEVDELFQQVEANPGYELTVDLAAQTVTRPDGKVYHFEVDAFRKHCLINGLDDIGLTLQDGDAIAAFETKHRASQPWLFRDA; from the coding sequence ATGAGAGCTTTTACCCAACACACCGGTTTGGTCGCGCCGTTGGACCGTGCCAACGTCGACACCGATCAGATCATTCCCAAGCAGTTCCTCAAGTCGATCAAGCGCACCGGCTTTGGCCCGAACCTGTTCGACGAGTGGCGCTACCTGGACGTGGGCTATGCCTACCAGGACAACTCCAAGCGCCCGCTGAACAAGGATTTCGTGCTCAACGCAGAACGTTACCAAGGCGCCAGCGTGTTGCTGGCCCGGGAAAACTTCGGCTGCGGCTCCAGCCGTGAGCACGCGCCGTGGGCCCTGGAAGAATATGGCTTTCGCAGCATCATCGCGCCGAGCTACGCGGATATCTTCTTCAACAACAGCTTCAAGAACGGCTTGCTGCCGATCATCTTGAGCGATGCCGAAGTCGATGAACTGTTCCAGCAAGTAGAAGCCAACCCGGGCTACGAGCTGACCGTCGACCTCGCCGCGCAGACCGTGACCCGGCCGGATGGCAAGGTGTATCACTTTGAAGTGGATGCGTTCCGCAAACATTGCCTGATCAACGGCCTGGACGATATCGGCCTGACCTTGCAGGACGGCGACGCGATTGCCGCGTTTGAAACCAAGCACCGGGCGAGCCAGCCGTGGTTGTTTCGCGATGCTTGA
- the leuC gene encoding 3-isopropylmalate dehydratase large subunit, which produces MAGKTLYDKLWDSHEVKRRDDGSSLIYIDRHIIHEVTSPQAFEGLRLAGRKPWRVDSIIATPDHNVPTTPERKGGIEAIVDTVSRLQVQTLDDYCDEYGITEFKMNDVRQGIVHVIGPEQGATLPGMTVVCGDSHTSTHGAFGALAHGIGTSEVEHVFATQCLVAKKMKNMLVSVEGELPFGVTAKDIVLAVIGKIGTAGGNGHAIEFAGSAIRDLSIEGRMTICNMSIEAGARVGMVAADEKTIAYVKGRPFAPTGADWDAAVEAWKDLVSDANAVFDTVVKLDATQIKPQVSWGTSPEMVLAVDQNVPDPAKETDLVKRGSIERALKYMGLKANQAITDIQLDRVFIGSCTNSRIEDLRAAAVIAKGRKVASTIKQAIVVPGSGLVKAQAEAEGLDKIFLEAGFEWREPGCSMCLAMNPDRLESGEHCASTSNRNFEGRQGAGGRTHLVSPAMAAAAAVNGRFIDVRELI; this is translated from the coding sequence ATGGCCGGCAAAACGCTCTACGACAAGCTTTGGGATTCCCATGAAGTGAAACGGCGCGATGATGGGTCGTCGCTGATCTATATCGACCGTCACATCATCCATGAAGTGACCTCGCCCCAAGCGTTCGAAGGCCTGCGACTGGCCGGGCGCAAGCCTTGGCGCGTCGACTCGATCATTGCCACGCCCGACCACAACGTGCCGACCACCCCTGAGCGCAAGGGTGGCATCGAGGCCATTGTCGACACGGTATCGCGCCTTCAGGTGCAGACCCTCGACGACTACTGCGACGAATATGGCATCACCGAATTCAAGATGAACGACGTGCGTCAGGGCATCGTCCACGTGATCGGCCCGGAGCAGGGTGCGACCTTGCCCGGCATGACCGTGGTTTGCGGCGACTCCCACACCTCGACCCACGGAGCTTTCGGCGCCCTGGCTCACGGCATTGGTACTTCTGAGGTGGAGCATGTGTTCGCCACCCAGTGCCTGGTGGCCAAGAAAATGAAGAATATGTTGGTGTCGGTCGAAGGCGAGTTGCCTTTCGGTGTGACAGCCAAGGACATCGTCCTCGCCGTGATCGGCAAGATCGGCACCGCCGGCGGTAACGGCCACGCCATCGAATTCGCCGGCAGCGCGATTCGTGATCTGTCCATCGAAGGCCGCATGACCATCTGCAACATGTCCATCGAAGCTGGTGCCCGTGTGGGCATGGTAGCCGCGGACGAAAAGACCATTGCCTACGTCAAGGGCCGCCCGTTCGCGCCAACCGGTGCCGATTGGGACGCTGCGGTCGAAGCTTGGAAAGACCTGGTGTCCGATGCCAACGCGGTGTTCGACACCGTGGTCAAGCTCGACGCCACCCAGATCAAGCCACAGGTCAGTTGGGGCACGTCGCCGGAAATGGTCCTCGCCGTTGATCAGAACGTGCCGGACCCGGCCAAGGAAACCGACCTGGTCAAGCGCGGTTCCATCGAGCGCGCCTTGAAGTACATGGGTTTGAAAGCCAACCAGGCGATCACCGACATTCAGTTGGATCGCGTATTCATCGGCTCCTGCACCAACTCGCGGATCGAAGACCTGCGCGCTGCGGCGGTGATCGCCAAGGGCCGCAAGGTGGCGTCGACCATCAAGCAAGCGATCGTGGTGCCAGGTTCGGGCCTGGTCAAAGCCCAAGCCGAGGCCGAAGGCCTGGACAAGATCTTCCTCGAGGCCGGTTTTGAATGGCGTGAGCCTGGCTGCTCCATGTGCCTGGCGATGAACCCGGACCGTTTGGAGTCGGGCGAGCACTGCGCGTCTACCTCCAACCGTAACTTCGAAGGGCGTCAGGGCGCCGGTGGCCGTACTCACCTGGTGAGCCCGGCCATGGCCGCAGCGGCAGCCGTCAACGGTCGTTTCATCGACGTTCGCGAATTGATCTGA
- a CDS encoding LysR family transcriptional regulator yields the protein MDLANLNAFIAIAETGSFSGAGERLHLTQPAISKRIAGLEQQLKVRLFDRLGREVGLTEAGRALLPRAYQILNVLDDTRRALTNLTGEVSGRLTLATSHHIGLHRLPPVLRTFTREYPNVALDIQFLDSEVAYEEILHGRAEVAVITLAPEPHTLVRATPVWDDPLDFVVAPEHSLINNGTVNLADIAQHPAVFPGGNTFTHHIVQRLFEAQGLTPNIAMSTNYLETIKMMVSIGLAWSVLPRTMLDDQVARIALPGIQLSRQLGYIVHTERTLSNAARAFMSLLDAQVDPAGVPA from the coding sequence ATGGACCTGGCCAATCTCAACGCCTTTATTGCCATCGCCGAGACCGGGAGCTTCTCCGGGGCTGGCGAACGGCTACACCTGACGCAACCCGCCATCAGCAAGCGCATTGCCGGGCTGGAGCAACAATTGAAGGTGCGGCTGTTCGACCGCCTGGGCCGTGAAGTGGGCCTGACCGAAGCTGGACGTGCCCTGCTGCCACGGGCCTATCAGATTCTCAACGTACTGGACGACACCCGCCGTGCCTTGACCAACCTCACGGGCGAAGTCAGCGGGCGCCTGACACTGGCCACCAGCCATCACATCGGCCTGCACCGCCTGCCGCCGGTGCTGCGCACCTTCACGCGGGAGTACCCGAACGTCGCCCTGGACATTCAGTTTCTCGATTCAGAAGTGGCCTACGAAGAAATCCTCCATGGCCGCGCCGAAGTAGCGGTCATTACCCTGGCGCCGGAGCCCCACACGCTCGTTCGAGCAACGCCTGTGTGGGACGACCCGCTGGATTTCGTGGTGGCGCCGGAACATAGCCTGATCAACAACGGCACGGTCAACCTGGCCGATATCGCCCAGCATCCGGCGGTGTTTCCAGGTGGCAACACCTTTACCCACCATATTGTGCAGCGCCTGTTCGAGGCCCAAGGCCTGACGCCCAATATCGCCATGAGTACCAACTACCTGGAAACCATCAAGATGATGGTCTCCATCGGCCTGGCCTGGAGCGTGCTGCCGCGCACCATGCTCGACGATCAAGTGGCACGCATTGCTTTACCGGGCATACAGCTCAGTCGCCAGCTAGGCTATATCGTGCACACCGAACGGACGCTGTCGAACGCTGCGCGGGCTTTCATGAGCCTATTGGATGCACAGGTCGATCCGGCAGGGGTGCCGGCCTGA
- a CDS encoding EAL domain-containing protein produces MRNPADHTPPLPRIHALDPQEAEQSWESAPQLLAALNAARLGAWSWEIDSGRISWSRGTQALFGFDPKQPLPKDLEYLDLLAVEDRAKVVRAFHAVLAGEPFAQAMHHRIQWPDGSLHWLEINGSLLPDKTGRRRMIGVIREITHQREREQALSHSEKRFATLFHLCPNMVLLTRQADGQISEANQYFESLFGWPVADAIGRSTLDLGLWVHPEQRALLVKATQRKGEPISMEVQFRASNGQIHDGTLSAQKVEMDGEAYLISTFLDTTERKNAEQALKDSQERLDLALDSAQLGTWDWHIPTGLLYGSARAAQLHGLEPQPFHESFDAFFEGMPHQERESMRHAYRTLREGPAGNYQLTYRVQLEDGSSRYLESRARLYRDEQGAPLRMAGTLLDITDQVEREQRLSASEEKFASLFQASPDPICVTRLETGQFIEINPAFTLTFGWTAAEVINSNAEQLGLWNESSQRLQRIEQVIRDQALNNVAIIVHHKNGQNLTCVISSRLIKVGEHPCIVTTLRDITQQQRSEAALKASEEKFAKAFHSSPDAVSITERDTGRYLEVNDGFCRLTGYRAQEAIGLTLYQIGIWADENQRAALLAELQIKGRIHHVEMLWHNKRGEVMAVEVSVEPITLNETACLLLTARDVSLLKNAQAQIRHLAYHDPLTNLPNRALLMDRLSQQIALLKRHNLRGALLFLDLDHFKHINDSLGHPVGDTVLKIVTARLEASVRMEDTVARLGGDEFVVLLSGLEGSRAEVSNQVQTLADTLRELLSEPMFLDGHRLQVTPSIGVALIPDHGSTPTDLLKRADIALYRAKDSGRNTTQMFHNSMQKTASERLRMETDLRLALSRGEFSVHYQPQVDARGNRIVGAEALVRWQHPQLGAQSPAEFIKVLEDSGLILEVGTWILDEACGAFAQLIAEGLVDPLNFSLCVNISPRQFRQNDFVERVERSLRRFQLPFTLLKLEITEGIVIQNLDETISKMRRLKKLGVSFAMDDFGTGYSSLTYLKRLPVDALKIDQSFVRDATHDPNDAEIIRAIVAMARSLNLEVIAEGVETPEQLAFLQGLGCHLYQGYLHSRPLPMEGFKQLLE; encoded by the coding sequence ATGCGCAACCCCGCTGACCACACCCCACCGCTGCCTCGCATTCATGCGCTCGACCCGCAGGAGGCGGAGCAGAGCTGGGAAAGTGCCCCACAATTATTGGCCGCACTCAATGCCGCACGCCTGGGCGCCTGGTCCTGGGAAATCGACAGCGGGCGAATCAGTTGGTCACGAGGCACACAGGCACTGTTCGGTTTCGACCCCAAGCAACCGCTACCCAAGGACCTGGAATACCTCGACCTGCTGGCGGTCGAGGACCGCGCCAAGGTGGTCCGGGCCTTTCATGCGGTGCTGGCGGGTGAGCCCTTCGCACAGGCGATGCACCATCGCATTCAATGGCCCGATGGCAGCCTGCACTGGCTGGAAATCAACGGCAGCCTATTACCGGACAAGACCGGCCGCCGACGGATGATCGGGGTGATCCGCGAGATCACCCACCAGCGCGAACGGGAACAGGCCCTCAGCCACTCCGAAAAGCGCTTCGCCACGCTGTTTCACCTGTGTCCGAACATGGTGCTGCTGACCCGCCAGGCTGATGGCCAGATCAGCGAAGCCAACCAGTATTTCGAAAGCCTGTTCGGCTGGCCGGTGGCCGATGCCATCGGCCGTAGCACCCTGGACCTGGGCCTGTGGGTACACCCGGAACAACGCGCCTTGCTGGTCAAGGCCACCCAGCGCAAGGGCGAGCCCATCAGCATGGAGGTGCAGTTCCGCGCCAGCAACGGGCAGATTCACGACGGCACCCTCAGTGCGCAAAAAGTCGAGATGGACGGCGAGGCCTACCTGATCAGCACGTTCCTCGACACCACGGAACGCAAGAACGCCGAACAAGCCCTCAAAGACAGCCAGGAGCGCCTGGACCTGGCGCTCGACTCGGCGCAACTGGGCACCTGGGACTGGCACATCCCCACCGGCTTGCTTTATGGCTCGGCACGGGCCGCCCAATTGCACGGGCTGGAACCTCAACCGTTTCACGAGTCCTTCGACGCCTTTTTTGAAGGCATGCCCCATCAAGAGCGTGAAAGCATGCGCCATGCCTATCGCACGCTGCGAGAGGGTCCGGCGGGTAACTATCAGCTGACGTATCGAGTGCAACTGGAGGATGGCAGCTCCCGCTACCTGGAAAGCCGCGCCCGCCTCTATCGCGATGAGCAAGGTGCACCGCTGCGCATGGCTGGCACCTTGCTCGACATCACCGACCAGGTGGAGCGCGAACAACGCCTGAGCGCGTCCGAGGAAAAATTTGCCAGCCTGTTCCAGGCCAGCCCCGATCCAATCTGCGTGACGCGCCTGGAAACCGGCCAGTTCATCGAGATCAACCCAGCCTTCACTCTGACCTTCGGCTGGACCGCCGCCGAGGTCATCAACAGTAACGCGGAACAACTCGGCCTGTGGAATGAGTCCAGCCAGCGCCTGCAACGCATCGAGCAGGTTATCCGCGACCAGGCGCTGAACAATGTGGCGATCATTGTCCATCACAAGAATGGCCAAAACCTGACCTGTGTGATTTCCAGCCGCCTGATCAAGGTGGGTGAGCACCCCTGTATCGTCACCACCTTGCGCGATATCACTCAACAGCAGCGCTCGGAAGCAGCACTCAAGGCCAGCGAAGAGAAGTTCGCCAAGGCCTTCCATTCCAGCCCTGACGCGGTGTCCATCACCGAACGCGATACCGGGCGCTACCTGGAGGTCAACGACGGCTTCTGCCGCTTGACCGGCTATCGCGCACAAGAAGCCATTGGCCTGACGCTGTACCAGATTGGCATCTGGGCCGACGAGAACCAGCGTGCGGCGCTGCTGGCTGAATTGCAGATCAAGGGCCGCATTCATCATGTGGAAATGCTCTGGCACAACAAGCGTGGGGAGGTAATGGCGGTCGAGGTGTCAGTCGAGCCGATCACCCTTAATGAAACCGCGTGCCTGCTGCTGACTGCCCGGGATGTCAGCCTGTTGAAAAACGCCCAGGCGCAGATACGCCACCTGGCCTATCACGACCCACTGACCAACCTGCCCAACCGCGCGTTGCTGATGGACCGCCTGAGCCAACAGATCGCCCTGCTCAAGCGCCATAACCTGCGGGGCGCCCTGCTGTTTCTCGACCTGGATCACTTCAAGCACATCAACGATTCCCTGGGCCACCCGGTGGGCGACACGGTGCTGAAAATCGTCACCGCGCGCCTGGAAGCCAGTGTGCGCATGGAAGACACCGTGGCGCGCCTGGGAGGCGATGAGTTTGTGGTACTGCTCAGTGGCCTGGAAGGTTCGCGGGCGGAGGTCAGCAACCAGGTTCAGACGCTGGCCGACACCCTGCGCGAATTGCTGTCGGAGCCGATGTTCCTTGATGGCCACCGCTTGCAGGTCACACCGAGCATTGGTGTGGCGCTGATTCCCGATCACGGCTCGACACCGACTGACTTGCTCAAGCGCGCCGACATCGCCCTGTACCGCGCCAAAGACTCCGGACGCAACACCACCCAGATGTTCCATAACAGCATGCAGAAAACCGCCAGTGAACGACTGCGCATGGAGACTGACCTGCGCCTGGCCTTGTCACGCGGCGAATTCAGCGTGCATTACCAACCGCAAGTGGACGCCCGAGGCAATCGCATCGTCGGCGCCGAGGCCCTGGTGCGCTGGCAGCATCCGCAACTGGGCGCGCAATCGCCAGCCGAATTTATCAAGGTCCTGGAGGACAGCGGGCTGATTCTGGAAGTGGGCACCTGGATTCTCGACGAGGCGTGCGGAGCGTTCGCGCAACTGATTGCCGAAGGTTTGGTGGACCCGCTGAATTTCAGCCTTTGCGTCAATATCAGCCCCCGACAGTTTCGCCAGAATGATTTTGTCGAACGGGTGGAACGCAGCCTGCGGCGGTTCCAATTGCCATTCACGCTGCTGAAACTGGAAATCACCGAAGGCATCGTGATCCAGAACCTGGACGAAACCATCAGCAAGATGCGTCGCCTGAAAAAACTCGGTGTGAGTTTTGCGATGGACGACTTTGGTACGGGTTACTCGTCACTCACCTACCTCAAGCGGCTGCCGGTGGATGCGCTGAAGATTGACCAGTCGTTTGTGCGCGATGCGACACATGATCCTAACGATGCCGAGATCATTCGGGCGATTGTGGCGATGGCTCGAAGCTTGAACCTTGAGGTAATTGCCGAGGGGGTGGAAACGCCTGAGCAGCTAGCGTTCCTGCAAGGGTTGGGCTGCCATTTGTATCAAGGGTATTTGCACAGCAGGCCGCTGCCAATGGAGGGGTTCAAGCAGCTATTGGAATGA
- a CDS encoding tRNA-dihydrouridine synthase has protein sequence MQIALAPMEGLVDNILRDVLTQVGGIDWCVTEFIRVNDRLLTPAYFHKLAPELLHGAKTAAGVPLRVQLLGSDPVCLAENAALACELGSEVIDLNFGCPAKTVNKSRGGAVLLKEPELLNQIVEHVRRAVPAHIPVTAKMRLGFDSPDGALVCATALAEGGAAHIVVHARTKADGYKPPAHWEWIPRVQDVVKVPVFANGDIWSVEDWRRCREISGVEDIMLGRGLVARPDLARQIAAARAGEEVVEMTWAQMQPMLQEFWTQSVAQLTERQAPGRLKQWLAMLTRNYPQAVELFTALRRETDLQQVSRLLGMAHPEAA, from the coding sequence ATGCAAATTGCTTTGGCGCCCATGGAGGGGTTGGTCGACAACATCCTGCGGGACGTGCTGACCCAGGTGGGCGGTATTGATTGGTGCGTGACCGAGTTCATCCGGGTCAACGACCGCCTGCTGACGCCTGCTTACTTCCACAAGCTCGCTCCGGAATTGCTGCACGGTGCCAAAACCGCTGCTGGCGTGCCCTTGCGTGTGCAATTGCTGGGCTCCGACCCGGTGTGCCTGGCGGAAAACGCCGCGCTGGCCTGCGAGTTGGGCAGCGAGGTCATCGACCTGAACTTCGGCTGCCCGGCCAAGACCGTCAATAAATCCCGAGGCGGTGCGGTGCTGCTCAAGGAGCCGGAGCTGCTCAACCAGATCGTCGAACACGTGCGCCGTGCGGTGCCGGCGCATATCCCAGTCACTGCCAAGATGCGCCTGGGCTTCGACAGCCCGGACGGTGCGCTGGTCTGCGCCACGGCACTGGCCGAAGGTGGAGCGGCTCATATCGTCGTTCATGCACGGACCAAGGCCGACGGTTACAAGCCACCGGCCCACTGGGAGTGGATCCCACGGGTGCAGGACGTGGTCAAGGTGCCGGTGTTCGCCAACGGTGATATCTGGAGCGTCGAGGATTGGCGGCGTTGTCGGGAAATCAGCGGTGTCGAAGACATCATGCTCGGTCGCGGCCTGGTGGCTCGCCCCGACCTGGCCCGGCAGATTGCGGCGGCGCGTGCCGGCGAAGAAGTGGTGGAGATGACCTGGGCGCAGATGCAGCCGATGCTTCAGGAATTCTGGACGCAATCGGTCGCGCAGTTGACGGAGCGCCAGGCCCCGGGCCGTTTAAAGCAGTGGCTCGCGATGTTGACGCGCAACTACCCCCAAGCGGTGGAGCTGTTTACCGCCCTGCGCCGGGAAACTGATCTGCAGCAGGTCAGCCGATTGCTCGGTATGGCTCACCCCGAAGCAGCGTGA